The Aeromicrobium senzhongii genome includes a window with the following:
- a CDS encoding DinB family protein, translating to MNDAFPSPTTPVESRAEVFLGYLDYFRDRLISKMESLDDSERRRSQLPSGWTPLELVKHLTFVELRWLEWGFEGREVEEPWGDQRAKRWYVAPDESTEDLITALNAQGARSRAIVKANDLASVGRPGPRWDGAEPATLERVLFHLLQEYARHLGHMDVVAELSGGPVGE from the coding sequence GTGAACGACGCTTTCCCGAGCCCTACGACTCCCGTCGAGTCGCGAGCCGAGGTCTTTCTCGGCTATCTCGACTACTTCAGGGACCGGCTCATCTCGAAGATGGAGAGCCTCGATGACAGCGAGCGTCGCCGCAGCCAACTGCCGTCGGGCTGGACCCCACTGGAACTGGTCAAGCACCTCACGTTCGTCGAGCTGCGTTGGCTTGAGTGGGGCTTTGAGGGCCGGGAGGTCGAGGAGCCGTGGGGCGACCAACGAGCCAAGCGTTGGTACGTCGCACCGGATGAGAGCACAGAGGATCTCATCACCGCACTGAATGCCCAGGGCGCTCGCAGCCGGGCCATCGTCAAGGCAAACGACCTGGCTAGTGTCGGTCGACCAGGACCTCGCTGGGACGGCGCTGAACCCGCCACTCTCGAGCGGGTCCTGTTCCATCTCCTCCAGGAGTACGCCCGCCACCTCGGACATATGGATGTCGTCGCCGAACTCAGCGGCGGCCC
- the ppgK gene encoding polyphosphate--glucose phosphotransferase produces the protein MVMGFGIDIGGTGTKGAPVDLDAGRLVGDRFRIPTPQPATPRAVAEVAAQIVAHFPDTEEVPRIGVAIPAVVQRGVARSAANIDESWIDTDVDALFTEVLGREVHVVNDADAAGVAENDHGAAREEEGLVCVITLGTGIGSALISGGTLVPNTEFGHLEVAGHPNAEKWCATSAREREDLSWQEWAERLQVYFSHLERILSPDLFVVGGGVSKNSEKFLPLLDLRTPIVPAEHRNNAGIIGAAALGARG, from the coding sequence ATGGTCATGGGCTTCGGCATCGACATCGGCGGGACCGGCACGAAGGGCGCGCCGGTCGATCTCGACGCGGGCAGGCTCGTGGGCGACCGTTTCCGCATCCCCACTCCTCAGCCGGCGACCCCGCGGGCCGTCGCGGAGGTGGCTGCGCAGATCGTGGCGCACTTTCCCGACACCGAGGAGGTGCCCCGGATCGGCGTCGCCATCCCGGCGGTCGTGCAGCGCGGCGTCGCCCGGTCGGCGGCCAACATCGACGAGTCCTGGATCGACACCGACGTCGACGCGCTCTTCACCGAGGTCCTGGGTCGTGAGGTCCACGTCGTGAACGACGCCGACGCCGCGGGCGTCGCCGAGAACGACCACGGGGCGGCGCGCGAGGAGGAAGGTCTGGTCTGCGTGATCACCCTCGGCACCGGGATCGGCTCGGCGCTGATCAGCGGCGGCACCCTCGTCCCGAACACGGAGTTCGGCCACCTCGAGGTCGCCGGTCACCCCAACGCCGAGAAGTGGTGCGCCACGAGCGCCCGCGAGCGCGAGGACCTGTCGTGGCAGGAGTGGGCCGAGCGGCTGCAGGTGTACTTCAGCCACCTCGAGCGGATCCTGTCGCCCGACCTGTTCGTGGTGGGCGGCGGCGTCAGCAAGAACAGCGAGAAGTTCCTGCCGCTGCTGGACCTGCGCACCCCCATCGTGCCGGCCGAGCACCGCAACAACGCCGGGATCATCGGCGCCGCGGCCCTCGGCGCGCGCGGCTGA
- a CDS encoding TetR/AcrR family transcriptional regulator produces the protein MEYRQTDGRMQRSERTRASIVQAHAELLREGVLKPTAALIAERAGVSRRTLWSNFRDMESLLGATVEYWFRTDDELRTEIEPGAPLEDRIVRFCAERERRLVNIAPAARAAVLGEPDYEALRASRHGHIARVRSDVQKTFAPELAASTAPEVLIDSLTAATSWNCWSLMFDDHGYPAERCRHIMETTVRALLEG, from the coding sequence ATGGAGTACCGACAGACCGACGGGCGCATGCAGCGCAGCGAGCGCACGCGTGCGTCGATCGTGCAGGCGCACGCCGAGCTCCTGCGCGAGGGCGTTCTCAAGCCCACGGCCGCGCTGATCGCCGAGCGGGCGGGCGTGTCGCGCCGGACCCTGTGGTCGAACTTCCGCGACATGGAGAGCCTGCTGGGCGCCACCGTCGAGTACTGGTTCCGCACCGACGACGAGCTGCGCACCGAGATCGAGCCCGGGGCGCCGCTGGAGGACCGCATCGTGCGGTTCTGCGCCGAGCGCGAGCGCCGACTGGTCAACATCGCGCCGGCCGCCCGCGCGGCAGTGCTCGGCGAGCCCGACTACGAGGCGTTGCGCGCGAGCCGCCACGGGCACATCGCCCGGGTGCGCTCGGATGTGCAGAAGACCTTCGCACCCGAGCTGGCGGCCTCGACCGCGCCCGAGGTGCTGATCGACTCGCTCACCGCCGCCACCAGCTGGAACTGCTGGTCACTGATGTTCGACGACCACGGCTATCCCGCCGAGCGGTGCCGCCACATCATGGAGACGACGGTGCGGGCCCTGCTGGAGGGCTGA
- a CDS encoding ABC transporter ATP-binding protein: MLTVKNLEVVYNDVILVLRGVSLTVPEGQIVALLGANGAGKTTLLRALSGLLDIHDGAITKGEVRLRDTPIQGYDAPKIVAAGLGQVLEGRRVFSEFTVEENLRVGGHTRRGGLAEGIEEVYELFPVLKERRKNTAGYLSGGEQQMLAMGRALVAQPEILLLDEPSLGLAPRIVGQIKDIIVQINERGTTVLLVEQNATMALSIAQHGYVMEHGKIVMDRPAAELLDDEDIRDFYLGRGDLATSYRDIKHYKRRKRWLS, translated from the coding sequence TTGCTGACGGTCAAGAACCTGGAAGTCGTCTACAACGACGTCATCCTGGTCCTGCGCGGCGTGAGCCTGACGGTGCCGGAGGGCCAGATCGTGGCTCTCCTGGGTGCCAACGGCGCCGGCAAGACGACGTTGCTGCGAGCGCTCTCGGGCCTGCTCGACATCCACGACGGCGCGATCACCAAGGGTGAGGTGCGCCTGCGCGACACGCCCATCCAGGGATACGACGCGCCCAAGATCGTGGCTGCGGGCCTGGGCCAGGTGCTCGAGGGCCGACGGGTGTTCAGCGAGTTCACCGTCGAGGAGAACCTGCGCGTCGGTGGCCACACCCGCCGCGGCGGTCTCGCCGAGGGGATCGAGGAGGTCTACGAGCTCTTCCCCGTGCTGAAGGAACGCCGCAAGAACACCGCCGGCTACCTCTCCGGCGGCGAGCAGCAGATGCTCGCCATGGGCCGCGCCCTGGTCGCCCAGCCCGAGATCCTGCTGCTCGACGAGCCCAGCCTGGGCCTGGCCCCGCGGATCGTCGGGCAGATCAAGGACATCATCGTCCAGATCAACGAGCGCGGGACGACCGTGCTGCTGGTCGAGCAGAACGCCACGATGGCGCTCTCGATCGCCCAACACGGCTACGTCATGGAGCACGGGAAGATCGTGATGGACCGTCCCGCCGCCGAGCTGCTCGACGACGAGGACATCCGGGACTTCTACCTGGGCCGTGGTGACCTGGCCACCAGCTACCGCGACATCAAGCACTACAAGCGACGGAAGCGCTGGCTTTCGTGA
- a CDS encoding DUF808 domain-containing protein has protein sequence MAGGLVALLDDVAALARIAAASIDDVAAGAGKASIKAAGVVVDDAAVTPRYVHGVDPKRELSIIARIAKGSLRNKLLFILPALLVLSQFLPWVLTPVLMLGGAYLCFEGAEKIWHVLHPHHEKVEEPASAQGPEAEDQVVKSAITTDFILSTEIMVISLNEVADESFWSRAIILAVVALGITALVYGVVALIVRMDDVGVGLAQRTSTLAQRTGKLLVKAMPKVLSALSVIGIAAMLWVGGHILLVGTDDLGWHWLYGKVHDLEHWIADVMPVADGAFEWVGNTAASAVLGLVVGAVVVALVTGVKRLRRH, from the coding sequence ATGGCTGGAGGACTTGTCGCACTGCTCGACGACGTGGCGGCACTGGCGCGGATCGCGGCTGCGTCGATCGACGATGTCGCGGCAGGCGCCGGCAAGGCGAGCATCAAGGCCGCCGGCGTCGTGGTCGACGACGCGGCGGTCACGCCCCGCTACGTCCACGGCGTCGATCCGAAGCGCGAGCTGAGCATCATCGCGCGGATCGCGAAGGGCTCGCTGCGCAACAAGCTGCTGTTCATCCTGCCCGCGCTGCTGGTGCTGAGCCAGTTCCTGCCGTGGGTGCTGACGCCGGTGCTGATGCTCGGTGGCGCCTATCTGTGCTTCGAGGGCGCCGAGAAGATCTGGCACGTGCTGCACCCGCACCACGAGAAGGTCGAGGAGCCGGCGAGCGCGCAGGGCCCCGAGGCCGAGGACCAGGTCGTCAAGAGCGCGATCACGACCGACTTCATCCTCTCGACCGAGATCATGGTGATCTCGCTCAACGAGGTCGCCGACGAGTCGTTCTGGTCGCGGGCGATCATCCTGGCCGTCGTCGCGCTGGGCATCACGGCGCTCGTCTACGGCGTCGTCGCGCTGATCGTGCGGATGGACGACGTCGGCGTGGGCCTGGCCCAGCGCACGTCCACCTTGGCCCAGCGCACCGGCAAGCTGTTGGTGAAGGCGATGCCCAAGGTGCTGTCGGCCCTGTCGGTCATCGGCATCGCGGCGATGCTCTGGGTCGGCGGGCACATCCTGCTGGTCGGCACCGACGACCTCGGCTGGCACTGGCTCTACGGCAAGGTGCACGACCTCGAGCACTGGATCGCCGACGTCATGCCCGTCGCCGACGGCGCCTTCGAGTGGGTCGGCAACACCGCCGCCTCCGCTGTGCTGGGCCTCGTGGTCGGCGCCGTCGTCGTGGCTCTGGTCACCGGCGTCAAGCGCCTCCGCCGCCACTGA